One genomic region from Amaranthus tricolor cultivar Red isolate AtriRed21 chromosome 12, ASM2621246v1, whole genome shotgun sequence encodes:
- the LOC130828115 gene encoding uncharacterized protein LOC130828115, producing MDFEDRVVAQDAANQDEQPWALSLHSFSDLSCVSPVVFLYLLKESYIYGKSKATKKFRALQQQVNLALKNAPKPGPAVFVLHCLYVLPVFESYAEGFSHLIVLSLRKFLKSYTNSADLLEAQDLAAQLFLDVYQGFVNHDERILVKIIEALDVKLVNIEKALRRSVVKNFSYDKAETFMEQYIHRRIDAQSYMTAVSLLEQFDIRHAGDSFLLKMLEDKDLRAAEKWASYMGKSMLCLLVQEHVKMNMLESAYGIIKRNNLQEDFPDVYHKCKESKLKTLAEKGCWDVAEHRAKNDRQLLEYLVYLAMEAGYSEKVDELCERYMLEGFVKAKEPDVLPLQSRYLHLHELFIDDIIWVDDTDSLQKATSYIEGCKVVGVDCEWKPNYVKGSKANKVSIMQIASEKIAFIVDLIKLYDDAPEIMNSCLSRILHSPRVLKLGYNFQCDMHQLAQSYQNLDCFKRFEMLLDIQKVFKEPCGGLSGLVKKILGAGLNKTRRNSNWEQRPLTQQQLEYAALDAVVLVHLFHHIGSHSQPLDVHDKTAKMEWKSHIASHISNTKMLRKDESRSDLKSEDEDEQPDFS from the exons ATGGACTTTGAGGACCGAGTTGTTGCGCAAGATGCTGCGAACCAAGATGAGCAACCGTGGGCCCTCAGCCTGCATTCTTTTTCTGATTTATCATGTGTTTCACCAGTTGTGTTTCTGTACCTTTTAAAAGAATCTTATATTTACG GGAAGTCAAAAGCGACAAAAAAATTTCGAGCTCTGCAACAACAAGTCAATCTAGCACTTAAAAATGCGCCTAAGCCTGGACCGGCTgtatttgttcttcattgccTCTATGTACTTCCAGTATTTGAGTCATATGCTGAGGGTTTTAGTCACTTGATTGTACTTTCTCTTCGTAAATTCCTGAAATCCTATACCAATTCAGCTGACTTGCTAGAAGCACAGGATCTTGCTGCACAGTTATTCCTTGATGTTTATCAGGGTTTTGTAAACCATGATGAGAGGATACTTGTAAAAATAATTGAAGCTCTTGATGTGAAGCTGGTGAACATTGAAAAGGCTTTGCGCCGTTCGGTTGTTAAGAACTTTTCTTATGACAAGGCTGAAACTTTCATGGAACAGTATATTCATCGACGCATAGATGCTCAGTCATACATGACCGCTGTTTCCTTGTTGGAACAATTCGATATCCGCCACGCCGGAGATTCTTTCCTATTAAAAATGTTAGAGGATAAAGACTTGAGAGCAGCAGAGAAATGGGCTTCATATATGGGTAAGTCAATGTTGTGTCTTCTTGTCCAGGAGCATGTTAAGATgaatatgctagaaagtgcatATGGGATTATAAAGAGGAACAATCTACAAGAAGATTTTCCGGATGTTTACCATAAGTGTAAAGAAAG CAAATTGAAGACTCTAGCTGAGAAAGGATGCTGGGATGTTGCAGAGCATAGGGCAAAAAATGATAGGCAACTTCTTGAATATCTT GTTTATCTAGCGATGGAAGCTGGCTATTCTGAGAAGGTCGATGAATTATGTGAACGCTACATGCTGGAAGGGTTTGTAAAAGCTAAAG AACCTGATGTCCTTCCTCTTCAGAGTCGATATTTGCATCTTCATGAATTGTTCATAGATGACATAATTTGGGTTGATGATACTGATAGTCTGCAAAAAGCTACTTCTTATATTGAAGGGTGTAAGGTAGTTGGTGTAGATTGTGAGTGGAAGCCTAACTATGTGAAAGGTAGCAAAGCCAACAAG GTTTCTATTATGCAAATTGCTTCGGAAAAGATCGCTTTCATTGTTGATTTGATTAAGCTGTATGATGATGCTCCTGAAATTATGAACAGCTGCTTATCTCGCATTCTGCACTCTCCTAGAGTTCTAAAGCTTG GTTATAATTTTCAATGTGATATGCATCAGTTAGCTCAGTCTTACCAAAATCTGGACTGTTTTAAGCGCTTTGAAATGCTTCTCGACATTCAGAAAGTATTTAAAGAGCCTTGCGGTGGGTTATCTGGCCTCGTAAAG AAAATATTGGGAGCTGGTCTAAACAAAACAAGAAGGAACAGCAACTGGGAACAAAGACCTCTTACTCAGCAGCAA TTAGAGTATGCAGCTCTCGATGCGGTTGTTCTAGTTCATCTATTCCACCATATCGGCAGCCACTCTCAACCACTAGATGTCCACGACAAAACTGCCAAAATGGAATGGAAATCCCACATT GCTTCACATATTAGTAATACCAAGATGTTGCGGAAGGACGAGTCTAGGAGTGACCTGAAATCTGAAGATGAGGACGAGCAACCCGATTTCTCTTAA
- the LOC130828116 gene encoding GDSL esterase/lipase At5g33370-like — translation MFTFILFSNYSLSEAQNKNNTSRAFFVFGDSLVDSGNNNFLITEARADSPPYGIDYPTHRPTGRFSNGLNIPDIISEHIGSEPTLPYLSPELNGQKLLVGANFASAGIGILNDTGIQFLNIIRMSGQLYNFKEYQERVSRLIGEEKSRELVNRALVLITLGGNDFVNNYFVIPYSLRSQQFALPAFVNFLISEYAKILQTLYDLGARRVLVTGTGPLGCVPAEIAQRGRNGNCAKELQTAASLFNPKLVGLINQLNNKIGSNVFTVINSLQIHMDFISNPQAFGFVTSKVACCGQGPYNGIGLCTMVSNLCPNRDLYAFWDPYHPTEKANRLIVQQILGGNSNYMHPMNLNTIMELDSRV, via the exons atgtttacattcatattattttctaattattcaCTTTCGGAAgctcaaaataaaaacaatacttCTAGAGCTTTCTTCGTTTTTGGTGACTCACTTGTTGATAGTGGTAATAACAACTTCCTTATCACTGAAGCTCGTGCTGATTCTCCACCTTATGGAATTGACTATCCTACTCATCGACCTACTGGAAGGTTCTCCAATGGCCTTAATATTCCTGATATTATta GCGAACATATTGGCTCAGAACCTACATTGCCATACTTAAGCCCGGAGTTAAATGGGCAAAAACTTCTTGTTGGAGCTAATTTTGCTTCTGCGGGGATTGGAATTCTCAATGACACAGGGATTCAGTTT TTAAACATAATAAGAATGTCTGGGCAACTGTATAATTTCAAAGAATACCAAGAAAGAGTGAGTAGATTAATTGGAGAAGAGAAAAGTCGAGAACTTGTTAACCGTGCTTTAGTGCTGATCACCCTTGGAGGCAACGATTTTGTCAACAATTACTTCGTCATACCCTACTCTTTAAGATCTCAGCAGTTCGCTCTCCCAGCTTTTGTCAATTTCCTTATCTCTGAATATGCCAAAATTCTTCAG ACACTGTACGACCTAGGAGCTAGAAGAGTTCTAgtaaccggaaccggtccgctAGGATGTGTGCCTGCAGAAATAGCACAAAGAGGCAGAAATGGGAATTGTGCAAAGGAACTACAAACAGCTGCTTCTTTGTTCAACCCTAAACTTGTTGGACTCATcaatcagttgaacaacaaaatcgGATCCAATGTCTTCACTGTCATTAACTCTTTACAAATTCACATGGATTTCATATCTAACCCACAAGCATTCG GATTTGTGACATCAAAGGTGGCATGTTGTGGACAAGGACCATACAATGGTATAGGACTATGCACCATGGTATCAAACTTGTGTCCAAATAGGGATTTATACGCATTCTGGGATCCCTATCACCCGACGGAGAAGGCAAATAGGTTGATCGTCCAGCAGATTCTGGGTGGCAATTCAAACTACATGCACCCTATGAATCTTAATACTATTATGGAGTTGGATTCTAgggtttaa